In the genome of Phlebotomus papatasi isolate M1 chromosome 2, Ppap_2.1, whole genome shotgun sequence, one region contains:
- the LOC129804550 gene encoding beta-ureidopropionase — protein sequence MSGKSGINSLEECLEKYIPPEELREVRRILYGQEQEKPLELSGATLKIAQENDFEVKGYRFQAEQEHLRPAKIVRVAAIQNSIAAKTTDPVDVQRNAIYDKIEKMIKAAAASGVNILCLQEAWTMPFAFCTREKHPWTEFAESAENGSSTKWLKNLARQFNMVIISPILERDEEHGDILWNTAVVISNKGQVIGKHRKNHIPRVGDFNESTYYMEGNTGHPVFETAFGRIAINICYGRHHPQNWLMFGINGAEIVFNPSATVGSLSEPLWGIEARNAAIANSYFTVAINRVGTEEFPNAFTSGDRKPPHKDFGPFYGSSYITAPDGARTPGLSRHRDGLLITEMDLNLCRQVKDWWGFRLTQRLPLYAESLAAASKLDYKPQILKED from the exons ATGTCTGGTAAAAGTGGAATTAATAGTTTGGAAGAATGTCTTGAGAAGTACATCCCTCCTGAGGAATTGCGTGAGGTCAGACGGATCCTGTATGGCCAGGAACAAGA AAAACCATTAGAGTTATCTGGCGCAACACTGAAAATTGCACAGGAAAATGACTTTGAGGTGAAAGGATATCGCTTTCAAGCAGAGCAGGAGCATTTGCGTCCGGCAAAAATTGTTCGAGTGGCTGCAATTCAGAATAGTATCGCAGCCAAGACGACTGATCCAGTGGATGTCCAGAGGAATGCCATTTACGACAAGATTGAGAAGATGATTAAGGCAGCTGCAGCTTCTGGAGTCAATATTCTCTGTCTTCAGGAAGCTTgga caATGCCCTTTGCCTTCTGCACACGCGAGAAGCATCCATGGACGGAATTTGCGGAGAGTGCAGAGAATGGAAGTAGCACAAAGTGGCTGAAGAATCTCGCACGGCAATTCAATATGGTGATCATATCACCAATTTTGGAACGAGATGAGGAACATGGAGACATTTTGTGGAATACAGCCGTTGTGATCTCCAACAAGGGTCAAGTGATTGGGAAACACCGAAAGAATCATATTCCTCGAGTTGGAGACTTCAATGAGTCCACTTACTATATGGAAGGCAATACTGGACATCCAGTCTTCGAGACGGCTTTTGGAAGGATTGCCATTAACATCTGCTATGGACGACATCATCCACAGAATTGGCTCATGTTTGGCATCAATGGAGCAGAAATTGTCTTCAATCCATCAGCCACTGTGGGAAGTCTGAGTGAGCCACTTTGGGGCATTGAGGCAAGAAATGCAGCTATTGCCAATTCTTACTTCACAGTGGCCATTAATCGTGTAGGAACTGAAGAATTTCCCAATGCCTTCACTTCAGGCGACAGAAAACCTCCTCACAAGGACTTTGGTCCCTTCTACGGTTCCTCATACATTACAGCTCCGGACGGAGCTAGAACCCCGGGACTTTCGCGTCACAGAGATGGTCTCCTTATCACGGAAATGGACTTAAATCTGTGCAGACAGGTGAAAGATTGGTGGGGATTCAGACTCACCCAGCGTCTGCCACTCTATGCAGAATCCTTGGCTGCAGCCTCAAAACTGGACTACAAACCACAAATTCTTAAAGAAGACTAA
- the LOC129801052 gene encoding rac guanine nucleotide exchange factor JJ-like — protein MWHEARKQERKIRGMLVDYRKRAERRQDFYEKIRADPTQFIQIHGRKCKIHLDPSIAAAGDSPAIMMPWQGHQDIMIDRFDGRAHLDYIPQVMKTEESDEVSSEERQANYERYRILAQNDFLGISEEKYLHQLYLEEQFGVNAQIEAEKVASKKKSGGVTIGYVYEESDPAPTNFNDTLMAVSSASTERDSSDSELDMDVSIDVSKLDTSQAHELNEYGRNYGMKSNDFYSFLTKDADEADALRLAKEEEQEKIMFSGRKSRRERRAQRDKKLTRRPFSPPSYAAPEEKPSLKENSDKNDNSDDSRSPSPVNSGKITYITSFGGEDELQPHSKISINFNKNIKSTENLPGKQDQSSTLGSLLDTGRPMTYAEKVKQNLDKLKAMNNLSSAKPQATGQVEYVGKPVRYLRTNSVHRSRSRSRGHSRRYSRSRSHSRRRRWNSPSYRSRRSRSSSRSSGRRNRSSRSHRRRSRRSSSSSSSPYIPRRKRRYSSSSSSSTSTSDSPKRAPPSSSSTSSSSSTSPERQKSVPAAGKVPSQPQTSVAMVQATVAPPEEKEKIAGNPEVQVQQPPPEVPIKRYYGRRREDRTSSSSSDTEPTDGGESKSGNDSSSTSRAATNSTNTIVGKTTATETKVSGVSSKINPRDRLKRKMQILLNKQFKADKKAEIERTERQMQQQQERDDEMRELALRLRRRQRELRHKYGTPSSSRSRSLSRSPARFEDEDTCRLRERVRSREKERSSSRRRSEDRLRHCRDRSRERSRDDRRRSHGRSRGRSRDSRSRFRKSRSRSDSRSRRSKRSRSRSRSRRNRRSSSRDHGHSQKSVKKLVDYNLVCFNAGGRWLQIVDNGELNFCEKRLKMQFNSARNKRESFMTPPTLQKCLSRELQEVLNQRNLLTVKSRQKMCRLLDTLSVESEESDKRRSLRRQAVEEIISSEKSYIQQLKVLMDFFVKPLENLQIIDGMTHAALFGHIEMMYNLNGELLRELQEDTDRVADAFLKLAPFFRLYSVYAFDYKKALLKLQELTAKNSAFRQFLGNTESRPEVQSKLNSLLIAPIQRVPRYRLLLQQVLLYTSPSDGDFAALQASVKEVETTVEHIDSLVEEQENTQQMINLQNALVNRTPTVIKPGRRLFREGVLEKVSSTGSHLRRHCALMSDIFMYSKVIKERSRGSSNLPENSLQCCCIFPLKKSKITELFPGTFRISCQGDGVIFRTVDILEGQSWVVALQEAIAMHIEFRKTLRKESSKRRPLRRKKDVRNFETDTILSPKRRGEFENVFRTPVEGEDAENSKRNCFHLNPVNMLKRRTQERTSQMPPKKILRLRDENDFQEKNRDILYPLREIQENTKSQEGPEGPGKERQEGTVRRVHFEDPPVSGYAIVNDSSSQYEGIIPRMPNVTSLKDRLINFFSKIF, from the exons ATGTGGCATGAGGCACGTAAACAGGAAAGGAAGATCCGTGGGATGCTGGTGGACTACAGAAAAAGAGCTGAACGACGACAAGATTTTTACGAGAAAATC AGAGCTGATCCTACGCAGTTTATCCAGATTCATGGACGAAAGTGCAAGATTCATCTGGATCCAAGTATTGCGGCAGCCGGGGATAGCCCCGCTATCAT GATGCCATGGCAGGGACACCAGGACATCATGATCGATCGGTTTGACGGGAGAGCCCATCTGGACTATATACCTCAGGTGATGAAGACGGAGGAGTCTGACGAGGTGTCGTCGGAGGAGAGACAGGCCAATTATGAGAGATACAGGATTTTGGCACAGAATGACTTTTTGGGCATTTCAGAGGAGAAATATCTGCATCAGTTGTATCTGGAGGAGCAATTTGGCGTCAATGCTCAGATTGAGGCGGAAAAGGTGGCCAGCAAGAAGAAATCCGGAGGAGTTACCATTGGCTATGTTTATGAGGAATCAGATCCAGCACCGACAAATTTCAACGACACCCTCATGGCCGTGAGTTCAGCCTCAACGGAGAGGGATTCGTCAGATTCAGAGCTCGACATGGATGTGTCAATTGATGTCAGCAAACTGGATACATCCCAAGCGCACGAGTTGAATGAGTACGGAAGGAATTATGGCATGAAGAGCAATGATTTCTACTCATTTCTCACGAAGGATGCAGATGAGGCGGATGCCCTGCGTCTGGCCAAGGAGGAGGAGCAAGAGAAGATCATGTTCAGTGGAAGGAAAAGTCGCCGGGAACGTAGAGCTCAGAGGGACAAGAAACTAACCAGGCGTCCCTTTAGCCCTCCCAGTTACGCAGCTCCCGAAGAGAAGCCATCTCTCAAGGAGAACAGCGACAAGAATGACAACAGTGATGATTCCCGTTCACCATCTCCAGTCAATTCCGGGAAGATCACGTACATTACATCCTTCGGAGGAGAAGATGAACTGCAGCCTCACTCAAAAATCTCCATCAATTTCAACAAAAACATCAAAAGTACAGAAAATTTGCCCGGAAAGCAGGATCAATCGTCAACTCTGGGCTCTCTCCTGGACACCGGAAGGCCCATGACTTACGCCGAGAAGGTTAAGCAGAATCTAGATAAGCTGAAAGCCATGAATAATCTGTCCTCTGCAAAGCCCCAGGCAACGGGACAGGTTGAGTATGTGGGAAAACCAGTTAGATATCTCAGGACAAACTCAGTACATCGATCCCGGAGTCGATCCAGAGGTCACAGCAGACGCTACAGTCGTTCCAGAAGCCACTCTCGACGTCGTCGATGGAATTCTCCATCGTATCGCAGTAGAAGATCTCGGAGTAGTTCACGGTCGAGTGGCAGGAGAAATCGCTCTTCCAGGAGTCACCGAAGAAGATCCAGAAGATCATCTAGCTCCTCCTCATCGCCCTACATTCCACGGCGAAAGAGACGATATTCATCCTCTTCGTCTTCCTCCACTTCCACGTCAGACTCCCCAAAGAGGGCTCCTCCATCATCATCATCGACATCCTCGTCCTCCTCGACCTCGCCCGAGAGGCAAAAAAGTGTCCCAGCTGCAGGCAAAGTACCCAGTCAACCTCAAACCTCTGTGGCAATGGTCCAGGCTACTGTCGCGCCGCCCGAGGAGAAGGAAAAAATTGCAGGGAATCCGGAGGTACAGGTCCAACAGCCGCCTCCTGAAGTGCCTATCAAGCGATACTACGGAAGACGTCGAGAGGACAGGACTTCTTCATCGTCCAGTGACACTGAGCCAACGGACGGTGGAGAGAGCAAATCAGGGAATGATTCTAGCTC gaCCAGCAGAGCGGCTACGAATTCAACAAACACAATCGTTGGTAAAACAACAGCAACTGAGACCAAA GTTTCTGGTGTTTCATCAAAGATCAATCCCAGGGATCGTCTGAAGCGCAAAATGCAGATTCTGCTCAACAAACAAT TCAAAGCCGATAAAAAGGCTGAAATTGAAAGAACAGAGCGTCAGATGCAACAGCAACAAGAGCGTGATGATGAAATGCGCGAATTGGCTTTAAGACTGCGAAGAAG GCAAAGGGAGTTGCGTCATAAGTACGGTACTCCTTCAAGCAGTCGCAGTCGATCACTGTCGCGATCTCCAGCTCGATTTGAGGATGAAGATACCTGCAGATTGCGCGAAAGAGTACGAAGTCGTGAGAAAGAGCGTTCTAGTAGTCGTAGACGTTCTGAAGATCGCTTGAGACATTGTCGAGATCGCTCTCGTGAGAGATCTCGTGATGATCGTCGTAGATCACATGGAAGATCGCGTGGTAGATCGAGAGACAGTCGCAGTCGATTCAGGAAGAGCAGAAGCAGGAGTGACAGTCGCAGTAGGCGGAGTAAACGCTCGCGATCACGCTCAAGATCACGCAGAAATAGGCGTTCCAGCTCACGGGACCATGGTCATTCCCAAAAATCTGTTAAGAAACTTGTCGATTAT AATTTGGTGTGCTTCAATGCTGGCGGGCGATGGCTGCAGATCGTTGATAATGGAGAGTT AaatttttgcgaaaaaagactgaaaatgcaatttaataGTGCTAGAAATAAGCGGGAGTCATTCATGACACCACCAACTCTTCAGAAATGCTTGAGTCGTGAACTCCAGGAAGTGCTGAACCAGAGAAACCTCCTCACGGTGAAATCGCGTCAGAAAA TGTGCCGGCTATTGGACACACTTTCCGTGGAGAGTGAGGAAAGTGATAAGAGAAGATCGCTTAGGCGTCAGGCAGTTGAGGAGATCATTTCGTCGGAGAAGTCGTATATTCAGCAATTGAAAGTTTTGATGGATTTCTTTGTGAAACCACTGGAAAATCTCCAAATAATTGATGGAATGACCCATGCAGCTCTCTTTGGGCACATTGAGATGATGTACAATTTGAATGGTGAACTCTTGAGGGAATTGCAGGAGGATACAGATAGGGTGGCAGATGCATTTCTCAAGCTTGCTCCATTCTTTCGGCTCTATTCTGTTTATGCTTTTGATTACAAAAAGGCTCTGCTGAAGTTGCAGGAGCTCACGGCTAAAAACTCAGCTTTTAGGCAATTTTTGGGTAATACTGAAAGTCGTCCGGAAGTTCAGTCTAAGCTCAATTCTTTGTTGATAGCTCCAATTCAGAGAGTGCCACGATATCGTTTGTTGCTGCAGCAAGTTCTGCTTTATACAAGTCCATCCGATGGGGACTTTGCTGCCCTCCAGGCATCTGTGAAGGAGGTGGAAACGACTGTGGAGCACATTGATTCTCTGGTGGAGGAACAGGAAAATACACAGCAGATGATAAATTTGCAGAATGCTTTGGTAAATCGCACTCCAACTGTCATAAAGCCGGGAAGGCGATTATTCCGGGAGGGAGTCCTTGAGAAAGTTTCCAGCACTGGAAGTCATCTTAGGCGGCACTGTGCTCTAATGTCAGACATTTTTATGTACAGCAAAGTGATTAAGGAGCGCTCaaggggcagtagtaatcttcCGGAAAATTCTCTCCAATGCTGCTGTATTTTTCCTCTGAAGAAATCAAAGATTACTGAGCTCTTTCCGGGCACTTTCAGGATTTCTTGCCAAGGCGATGGAGTAATCTTTCGCACTGTGGACATTTTGGAGGGTCAGAGCTGGGTTGTGGCTCTCCAGGAAGCCATTGCCATGCACATAGAATTCAGGAAGACGCTGCGAAAGGAATCCAGCAAGAGGCGTCCACTGCGTCGGAAGAAAGATGTGAGGAATTTTGAGACTGATACAATTCTCAGTCCCAAGAGACGAGGAGAATTTGAGAATGTATTCAGAACACCGGTGGAGGGTGAAGATGCTGAGAATTCCAAGAGGAATTGTTTCCATCTTAATCCGGTGAATATGCTCAAGAGGAGAACTCAGGAACGGACTTCGCAGATGCCACCGAAAAAAATTCTTCGACTGAGAGATGAGAATGATTTTCAAGAGAAGAATCGCGACATTCTCTATCCTTTGAGGGAGATTCAGGAGAACACAAAATCTCAGGAAGGGCCCGAAGGTCCAGGGAAGGAAAGACAGGAAGGAACAGTGCGACGGGTTCACTTCGAGGATCCTCCGGTGAGTGGTTATGCCATTGTTAATGATAGCAGCTCTCAATATGAAGGAATCATTCCCAGAATGCCCAATGTTACATCTCTCAAAGATAGACTtatcaatttcttttcaaagatcttttaa
- the LOC129804551 gene encoding uncharacterized protein F13E9.13, mitochondrial codes for MQRFLKVFSSSLKCPVIGMIHIPALPGTPRYSGNFEESIKIVRKEAEIYRNTSIDAVMIENMHDIPYVREQDLGPETTATMTRVALEVRQILQNIPLGVQILACGNQQALAVAKASGCQFIRAEGFVFSHVADEGIVDACAGNLLRYRRQINAEEVAILTDVKKKHSSHAITEDLNLLETAKAAEFFLSDGIIVTGTSTGDPVNPQDLQSLTGKLNIPVLIGSGATIDNIQEYFSKCQGIIVGSHFKKSGHWDGEMCPEKIDAFMKKIQELRNLAFNK; via the exons ATGCAGAGGTTTCTCAAAGTCTTTTCTTCATCGCTAAAATGTCCTGTGATCGGAATGATTCATATTCCTGCTCTTCCTG GAACTCCTCGGTATAGCGGTAATTTTGAGGAGTCTATCAAAATTGTGCGGAAAGAAGCAGAAATCTACCGGAATACATCTATT gATGCCGTTATGATAGAGAACATGCACGATATCCCTTACGTTAGAGAACAAGATCTTGGTCCAGAAACCACAGCCACAATGACAAGAGTCGCTCTGGAGGTTAGACAAATCCTTCAAAACATTCCTCTGGGCGTGCAAATTCTCGCATGTGGTAATCAACAAGCTTTGGCTGTGGCTAAAGCCTCAGGATGTCAATTTATTCGGGCTGAAGGTTTTGTCTTCAGCCATGTGGCTGATGAGGGAATAGTCGATGCTTGTGCTGGGAATTTATTAAGATACCGAAGGCAGATAAATGCAGAAGAAGTGGCTATTCTCACGGACGTGAAGAAAAAGCATAGTTCTCATGCAATAACAGAGGATCTGAATCTCCTGGAGACTGCTAAAGCTGCAGAATTTTTCCTCTCAGACGGAATTATTGTAACTGGAACCTCAACGGGGGATCCTGTAAATCCTCAAGATCTCCAGAGTCTCacaggaaaattaaatattcccgTGTTAATTGGTTCTGGGGCAACAATTGacaatattcaggaatatttttcaaaatgtcaGGGAATAATTGTGGGATCACATTTCAAAAAATCCGGTCATTGGGATGGAGAAATGTGTCCGGAAAAAATTGATGCATTCATGAAGAAAATTCAGGAATTAAGAAATTTAGCTTTTAATAAATAG